The Littorina saxatilis isolate snail1 linkage group LG1, US_GU_Lsax_2.0, whole genome shotgun sequence nucleotide sequence AAAAGAAGATTTAGTTACAGGGGTCACATGACCGTcgccaaataagggtacccttaaCGTGGCAAAGGGGATGTGATCACAACTTTAAGTACCCATTAAAAAGTCCAAAAAAATTCATGAGGCACAacatctatccagaacaggatgAATACTTTTTAGTGTTATGTCATtattatacctttcatttttatcaatttgatttttggggtacccttattttgGCGGCGGTcacataacccatgtaaagTCAATCTTTTATATTAAAAGAGTTCCAGATAGCCACGTTGTGTGCCCTTAATAGCATAGACAAATGGAATAAAATGGCACAGGaataaatgttttcgttttggtacgAACATTTGTGCGATAGTTTTTTGTTGGCACAGGTTAGGTAAGCCAAcgattcttcaaccctgccacccacgcCGTCCAACCAATCGCTGCACCATTgatcatgtatacatgtattgttatgttttaacaattgtttctgttagtttctattgcaagagaatgactTGTAGCATCAAATACGCCTGAATAAATTTTTTCacaggcggccattttgatttttttttaaaactactgatttttaaatttttctTGGTTCCTCTgtgtcaggttttgttaagcacataaaaccatacatttataccaaatttggtgtttgtcacatgaaatgaaatatgcctaacatacccaaccgtttttactggcggccattttgaattttgttaaaaaaacaaccgattttttaatttttcgcggtggctctgtatcaggttttgttaagcacataaaactgtacatgtatgccaaatttggtgtttgtcacaagaaatgattgattttgcaacataggagccccactatgacacacacattttgacccgtgcacaagacgttgtatcgataaacgaagcacaaataagaaataatgataaaagcaaagaaaatagcaacaagatatgcaaacatctcacaaagccgagcaagcagattgacaggtctaatgaaaaacaaagaggtactgagtcggaaacaagatcgcgattcttttatttccttcgctgcacgacgcaaatcttctgtgacctttgacccaacgtagcttccacattcgattactaagcttaatactcacaactgaaagccgagggagtggaataccgagatgaacaaacagaactgtgcatcttcaaacctgacatattcatcccaacattttatgaactcaaaaatacagaaagttgctttcacacgccagctttgattgccagtggttatccgcacggaactcgtgtggttatcagcacggaacccgtgtttcaaagcatggctccctgtgttgattgttatcttattttctcactaccaaaatgatgtcaaaaacgatgtttggtggtttgttgtcagaccagctttttttgttggtcctcggggggcatatcgacttttgtttcatatttattgaccgcggccttcggccttggtcaataaatatgaaacaaaagacgatatgctccccctcggacgacaaaaaagctggtctgtcaacaacccatcaaacatcttataatgtcagGTATTGTCCCAGTTCAAATCTGGATGTACCAGAAACACAGTCGTCTTCGTGTCAGAACTACCACGTGGTTCAGTCTTGTGTTGGTTGACAATGTAAAGTAATCTCTTCGTTGACGTGCCTATAGCTTGACCTGCCATCGTAAGGTCTGGcactcacctatgtaacttcagcaggacagacgacgcactgcagattatcccagcccgctacatgttgcgtgaaaggaaaacaggtcaagtactcgtcataatccctatcgcagcataaACTAATATGCAGTCTGtagtctgtgccgctgaaactgcgcaggtatattctgtcCTCAACGGGGGGAACAGTGTGAGTGGGAGGAAGTCTTCCGTGTTTACCGTTGACCGGTTTGTGTCGCTCAGTGGTATGTATACGGCTAGCACTATCACTTGTAATTTCCTTCGCGATCGCGGGGCTAACAGGCCCTAAGTGAATGTAGGTTCAAATCTTACCGCACACGCTGAGGAGCCAGTCTTGTTGCGTTGTGAACGTGACACCTCCTGACTGAGGCACCGCTTTCTGCTGGCACATGGTGCTGTTCGCTGGATCACATATTCCTGAAATCAAACGAACGGGGAAGGAGACTGTCTTACTGAGACGCCTTTTGTCGTAATTAACATAGACCATTTAAGACTTCTTccatttaagaccttgctttttaagattgttcataatctctgaaacagaaaaaaaagataacGAGGAAAAAGTACAATTGTTTGATGAAGCTCTGCATTGTCTGCCGATTCCCTGTTCATGACCTTgctgttttcattttatttgaTGATGGGggagaggtgggggtgggggggtatctGCATTCTGACTGTGCAACCTTACCCGGATGCGTGATATCCCGGGTGCTGTTTGGTTCAGCGCCGGGTGTCCAGGTACAGTCGGGGTCACCCAGTTCCTCCCCGTTGGTCCTCCCGTCCCCGTCAGAGTCACGCGTACACACGTCGCTCGTCCACCGCTAATAGGGAGGGACACGTAACACCGTTTGTTATGATAGGGAGGGACACACGTAACACCGTTTGTTATGATAGGGAGGGACACACGTAACACCGTTTGTTATGATAgggagggacacacacacacacacacacacatgcacacacacgcacacacacacacacacacacacacacacacacacatacatcacaaccacacaacacaacaaccacaagCACAACCAAagccacaaacaacaacacacacaccaccccacaTCCCGGACtcggtttaaacaatgtttcaTTTCCTTTAAATACATTCATGACATTTAAATGTACACgtttgaaaacaacaacaacaacaacaacaacaacaacaacaacaacaacaacaacaacaaccgacaTATTATAGTGATGTGTTCAACATCCCAGACTTACGTTTCCCAACTCATTGAAGTCCTGCCCAAAGACATTGGTCGGCCCGGCCCCCTCCATGGCAAGGTGTCCCACCCCTGCCCACATGGCGTGGTCATTGCACGGCTGGGGAACCCGGGCTGCGTTGGGGATCTGGCTCGTGAATTCGGAGAACCCCAGGGCTCCCGCCACCATTGTAGCTAGACACAGCAGTTGCTCGGTTCTATACAAGAAAAATCAAACATGTTGATGATTCTTTCATTTGACAGTGCTCCTTTTAAGAACTGTCTTAGCGAAGCATGTCTTTCCAGAGAAAAGAGAATCACAGTCAGTATCCCTGTTTGTTGTTTTAGAGAGACAGCTTTACTCGTACCTCATGCGATCATATCAAATAATTGTCACCGTCAGTATTACCACCATACAAAACAATATCAACGAGATCACCAAAGTTATTTGTGTCTCCAATGTGTTTCTTCAATCCCTGTCTTTGTCCATTTCCACGAATACACCGAAGAGGTCGTCGTCGCCATTTTGCTCATTATCTTTGTCACGAATCCCTTTGTTCTTCTTTCCgaacgttttttgttttgtttttttgtttttttctttttttagggggggtggtggtctttctgcctgcctgtctgtctgcctgcctaccTGCCTGGCTGGCTGAATGGCTGGATGACTTGCTAGCTGACTGTTTGGCGCTCTGTCCGTCaataggtttgtttgtttgtttgtttgtttgtttgttttttgttttcactCCTCAGTTCTCAGTATGTTGTGCAATTGACTCGACTTGTAAGTGACTCGTGTACATTTTCGTGAAAAGAGTTTCTTTTAGATTTTTATAGGCAGAAAGTATAGCGGAAAATTATTTTTCCAGATAGtgacaaaaatcaaacactttaTTTAAACTTTTGAACTgtttattattaaaaaaaattaaagtgtAACTGCTTTTTGAATTTATCAAAAACAGCATTTTGAAACTTTACTAAAAATCGAACATTGAAAGAGTTAGTGAATTTTCTTACCTCATTTTGTAGATTTCTCGTATGCAGCAAGTCCtgaacacatatatacatacacttCAAACACTAACATGCAGGGTTTACCCGTAACTGCCTGTCTTTCTTGTTCAGCAGACAGATTGctattcctttttatatttagtcaagttttgactaaatgttttaacatagaggggggaatcgagacgagggtcgtggtgtatgtgtgtgtgtgtctgtgtctgtgtgtgtgtgtagagcgattcagactaaactactgggccgatctttatcaaatttgacatgagagttcctgggtatgatatccccggatgtttttttcattttttcgataaatacctttgatgacgtcatatccggctttttgtaaaagttgaggcggcactgtcacaccctcatttttcaattaaattgattgaaattttgggaaagcaatcttcgacgaaggccggggtttggtattgcatttcagcttggtggcttaaaaactaatgagtgagtttggtcattaaaaatcggaaacttgtaattaaaattatttttttattaaacgatccaaaaacaatttcatcttatttttcgtcattttctgattccaaaaacatatacatatgttatatttggattaaaaacaatctctgaaaattaaaaatataaaaattataatcaaaattaaatttccgaaatcgatttaaaaactattt carries:
- the LOC138961733 gene encoding temptin-like; this translates as MRTEQLLCLATMVAGALGFSEFTSQIPNAARVPQPCNDHAMWAGVGHLAMEGAGPTNVFGQDFNELGNRWTSDVCTRDSDGDGRTNGEELGDPDCTWTPGAEPNSTRDITHPGICDPANSTMCQQKAVPQSGGVTFTTQQDWLLSVCGTSTSSTNGQIRPVTLTSPQTHDNSGGPGMVTSLNHATILMSFICYLIFTLI